A window of Kineococcus sp. NBC_00420 genomic DNA:
GACGTCCGAGGGTTCCGCGTCAGCCCTCCACGGAGTTCCGCGTGGGTGCGACCACCTGGTTCTCGGCGACGGGGAACAGGATCCGCACGACGGTCCCCTCCCCCTCCCGGCTCTGCGCCGACACGGTGCCCCCGTGACGTTCCACGACCGCCCGGACCAACGGCAACCCCAACCCGCTGCCCGCCACCACCCGGGCGGAGGGACTGCGGAACAACTCGTCCCACACGTGGGGCAGGTCCGCCGCGGGAATCCCCTGCCCGGTGTCCGCCACCTCCACCAGAACCCCCTCCGGGGTCTCGCGACCCCGGACCTCCACGCGCCCACCGACGGGCGTGTACTTGACGGCGTTGTCGACGAGGTTCACCAACGCCAACGAGATCAGGTCCTCGTCACCGGGGACCAGGGGCAGCGGCCACGGGGCCCGCGGCAGGTCCAGGCTGATGCGGTGCCCCTCGGCGCGGGGTTGTTCCCCGACCACCTCGACCGCCTCCTCCAGCAGCGCCGTCAGGTCGACGGGACGACGGGCCAGCGGGCTGGTCTCCACGTCCGCGATCTTGCGCAGGTCGGCCGTCAGGCGACTCAGGCGCAGGACCTGCTCGTCGATGCTCCCCAGCCCCCGGTCCCGTTGCGGCGCAGAGGAATCGTCCGCACTCACGTTCGCCAGCGCCAACCGGATGGCCGTCAGCGGGTTCTTGAGCTCATGGTCGAGACGCCCCAGCAGCAGTTGTCGGTCCCGGGTGGCCTGGGCCGCGACGCGGGCCCCCTCGCGTTCCGCGGCGCGGAGGACGGCGACCCGTTGCCGGTGCGCCCCCCGGAGGAGGAGGAGCAGCAGGGCGGACAGGACCACACCCAGGAAGAGCGACCAGTCACCGGGTCGCGCACCGGCCCGGACCACGACGCGGTCGTCCCCGCCCGAGAACCACCCGACGGCCCAGGCGAGCCGGGCCAGACCACCCAGCGCCAACGGGACGAGGGCCGGCAGGAACCGCAGGACCCGTTCCCTCCGGGACGTGCGGACGGGTGGTGCAGAGATCACGTCAGGCCTTCTCGACGTGTCCGGAGAACCGGTAGCCGGTGCCCAGGACGGTGCTGATGAGTTTCGGGGCGGAGGAATCGTCCTCGAGTTCGCGCCGGAGTTCGGCGATGCGGGTGTCCACGGACCGGGTGGACGTCTGGAAGCTCCACCCCCACACGGCCTCCAGCAGCCGCTCGCGGGTCATCACCTCGTCGGGGTGGGTCATGAGGTAGGCGAGCAGGGCCGTCGCGCGGGGGGTGAGCACGACCTCCCGGCCGTCCTTCCACACGCGCTGGGACACCCGGTCGAGGAGGACGCTGCCGCTGCGCAGACGCTGGAACTGCCCGAGACCGCCACCTCCCCCTCCCTCCCGGCGGCGCAGCACCGCACGGATGCGGGCCATGAGTTCCTGAGGGTCGAACGGCTTGTTGAGGTAGTCGTCGGCGCCCTCCTCCAGGGCCATCGCCCGCTCGCTGGACTCCCCGACCTGGGTGAGCAGGATGACCGGCGTCGCGAACCGCTCCTCGCGCAACCGGCGCAGGACGGCCCGCCCGTCCAGGCGGGGCATCATCACGTCGAGGACCACGAGGTCGGGGGCACCGGCGCGCAGGCGGTTCAACGCCTCCTCCCCGTCGTGGGCGACGACCACCTCGAAACCCGCCCGCCGCAGCAGCGGCGCGAGGTTGTCCGTGATGGCCGTCTCGTCGTCCGCGAGCAGGATGGTCGGCACCCCCCGATGATGCCGTGTCGCGAGGGCCCCGACGGCGACCGGGACGACGTGTGTCCAGGTCGTGGCGGGTGTGTCCGTCCTGACACACGCTCCCGTGCCGTCCCCGCGGTTCCTAGGATGGCGACGTGCGGCGCTCCTCCTCCTTCCCGGTCCTCCTCGGCCTCACCGTGGTGACGGCGCTCGCGGGGTGCTCGGCCGGGGTGGACCTCACGGTGGAGCCGGCCGGTTCCCGGCACGCCCCGGAGGTGGGGGTGGCCATCGAGCAACCCCGGGGCGGTGGAGGTCCCGTCGTGGCGGGACCGGCACCGACGAGCGGCTCGACGGCGACCGCGGCGCCCACGACGACCCCGCCGGTCACGCCGGCCCCCACCGCGGCGTCCCCGACGAACCCCGGTCCGACGACACCCGTCCCGACGCGACCCGTTCCGTCGCAGACCGTTCCGACGCAACCCTCTGCGTCGCAACCCGTTCCGACGCGTCCCGGCCCCACCGGGTCCACCCCGCCCTCGGTCCCGAGTCCTTCGCCCACGGCGTCTGCACCCGTGACCTCGTGCACGACCGCCCAGCTCGTCGGGGAGGTGTCCGACGTCACCGCCGGCCCCGGGACCTCCACGGCGACCGTTGTCCTCACGAACACGAGCGGGCTGACCTGCCGCGTCCGGGGTTTCGGCGGGATCTCCCTGAGCCGCAGCGACGGTGTCCCCGTCCTGTCCCGCCAGGTCCGTTCCGGTACGGCCACCTCGACGGTCACCCTGACGCCCGGACGTTCCGCCCGGTCGACGATCAGCTGGTCCACCACGGCGAACACCGCCGTGGGAGAACCCGCGGTCGGCGACTGCGAGGCCGTCCCGACCTCGTTGCGCGTCATCCCCCCGGACCAGATCGCCGAGATCGCCGTCCCGTGGTCGGCCGGACCGGTCTGCGACCAGGGGACGCTCACCCAGTCCCCCTACACGGGCGCCTGAGGTCCTCCTCCGCAGCGGTGGGGCCTCACCAGGGGGTGCTCGAGGACTCCTGGTCCTCGGCGTTGAACTGGTCCCGGGCCGCCTGGGCCGCCCGTTCTGCGGCGGACTGCTGCGCGGTGCGGGCGATGGCGTCGAGGGCGTCCTGGTCCGGCGGGACAGCCTGCTGCGGTTGGTCGCTCGGCACCGGGGTGCCCCCGGAGGGGGCGACGACCAGCGCGTCGACCTGCGCCTGCTGCGCCGCCGCGGAGATGTCCTCCAGGGTCTGCGCGTCGGTGCCGGCACAGGTCTCACCTCCTCCGCTCTCGGCCGTCTGCACCGCCTGGGCCAGCGAGCGGAAACCCTGGTGGCGGTCCGTCCCGACGGTCCCCTGCCCGTGCAGGAACTGCGTCAGAGCGAGGTTGACCCGGACCAGGCAGCGGGCACCGTCGTCCGGCGCGCGGTCCAGCGCCGTGCCGAACTGCTCCTCCGCGGCCCCGAGGTCCCCGTCGGCGAAGTGGCGGTCACCGCGGGCCAGGCTCGACTTCCAGGGTTCGACGACGTCGAGCACGGCGAGGAGTTCGGGGCGGTGGTGCAGGGCCGCGTTCAGGCTCAGCGCCTTCCCCGCGCCGAGCAGGAACACCACCGCGAGCGGTGCGGCGAGCAGGACCCGTCGCCGGGGACCGGACCTCACGAGCGCCTCCTGGTCCACCAGTGCAGCCCGTCCGCGGCCAGGACGACCAGCAGCACCCCCGCCACGATCCAGCTCAACGGCGTCGCGCTGCCCAGCGCCGCCCGCACCGGTCGCAACCGGCCGGGGACGGCGTCGGCGACGACGGCGTCGAACCCGGTGCTCCCGGTCCGCTGCACGAACGGGACGCCCAGCTCGTCGGCGATGCCCTGCAGCGTCTTCCGGTCCTCCCGCGAGATCGCGTTCCCCAGGTGCC
This region includes:
- a CDS encoding sensor histidine kinase codes for the protein MISAPPVRTSRRERVLRFLPALVPLALGGLARLAWAVGWFSGGDDRVVVRAGARPGDWSLFLGVVLSALLLLLLRGAHRQRVAVLRAAEREGARVAAQATRDRQLLLGRLDHELKNPLTAIRLALANVSADDSSAPQRDRGLGSIDEQVLRLSRLTADLRKIADVETSPLARRPVDLTALLEEAVEVVGEQPRAEGHRISLDLPRAPWPLPLVPGDEDLISLALVNLVDNAVKYTPVGGRVEVRGRETPEGVLVEVADTGQGIPAADLPHVWDELFRSPSARVVAGSGLGLPLVRAVVERHGGTVSAQSREGEGTVVRILFPVAENQVVAPTRNSVEG
- a CDS encoding response regulator transcription factor; translated protein: MPTILLADDETAITDNLAPLLRRAGFEVVVAHDGEEALNRLRAGAPDLVVLDVMMPRLDGRAVLRRLREERFATPVILLTQVGESSERAMALEEGADDYLNKPFDPQELMARIRAVLRRREGGGGGGLGQFQRLRSGSVLLDRVSQRVWKDGREVVLTPRATALLAYLMTHPDEVMTRERLLEAVWGWSFQTSTRSVDTRIAELRRELEDDSSAPKLISTVLGTGYRFSGHVEKA
- a CDS encoding DUF4232 domain-containing protein, whose product is MRRSSSFPVLLGLTVVTALAGCSAGVDLTVEPAGSRHAPEVGVAIEQPRGGGGPVVAGPAPTSGSTATAAPTTTPPVTPAPTAASPTNPGPTTPVPTRPVPSQTVPTQPSASQPVPTRPGPTGSTPPSVPSPSPTASAPVTSCTTAQLVGEVSDVTAGPGTSTATVVLTNTSGLTCRVRGFGGISLSRSDGVPVLSRQVRSGTATSTVTLTPGRSARSTISWSTTANTAVGEPAVGDCEAVPTSLRVIPPDQIAEIAVPWSAGPVCDQGTLTQSPYTGA